One window of the Oceanicaulis sp. genome contains the following:
- a CDS encoding DUF6491 family protein — MAKTVPALLLAAAAGLAAAAPSAAQETECVTLRGVNGYQVIDDRHLVLTGGASRYYLVTTRSRCSGMSFGAQIGVSFADNVRLCPPMVEYVIPDDGWRCAIDTVVEVDSMEAAEQRAAEQNAAREAEG, encoded by the coding sequence ATGGCGAAGACTGTTCCCGCACTCCTTCTGGCCGCAGCCGCAGGGCTGGCCGCCGCCGCGCCGTCCGCGGCGCAGGAGACCGAATGCGTGACGCTGCGCGGCGTGAACGGCTATCAGGTCATCGACGACCGCCATCTGGTGCTCACAGGCGGCGCGAGCCGTTATTATCTGGTGACGACCCGCTCGCGCTGTTCAGGCATGAGCTTCGGCGCCCAGATCGGGGTGAGTTTCGCCGACAATGTCCGGCTTTGCCCGCCCATGGTGGAGTACGTCATCCCCGATGACGGCTGGCGCTGCGCGATCGACACCGTGGTCGAGGTGGACTCGATGGAAGCCGCAGAACAGCGCGCCGCCGAGCAGAACGCCGCCCGCGAAGCCGAAGGCTAG
- a CDS encoding NAD kinase encodes MKFAYHVADRDDARAAKARLADRYGEAPLAEADVLIALGGDGVMLDALHAVMGRNLPVYGVNYGSVGFLMNEPDGEDLPDRLSRAEKAQIRPLRAVGRACDGQTFESLAINEVSLLRETRQTAKIKISIDGKVRLEELSADGVLVATPAGSTAYNFSAHGPILPLDARLLALTPISAFRPRRWRGALLRHSSTVRFDVLEPRKRPVAVVADNKEFRDAETVTVCEASDITLTMLFDEGRALDERILVEQFATE; translated from the coding sequence ATGAAATTCGCCTACCATGTCGCAGACCGCGACGACGCCCGGGCCGCCAAGGCGCGGCTGGCCGACCGCTACGGGGAAGCCCCGCTCGCCGAAGCGGACGTGCTGATCGCGCTGGGCGGCGACGGGGTGATGCTCGACGCCCTGCACGCCGTGATGGGACGCAACCTGCCGGTCTACGGCGTCAATTACGGCTCTGTCGGATTTCTGATGAACGAGCCGGACGGCGAGGATCTGCCCGATCGGCTCTCCCGCGCCGAGAAAGCGCAGATCCGGCCGCTGCGCGCGGTCGGGCGGGCCTGTGACGGACAGACCTTTGAGAGCCTGGCGATCAACGAGGTCTCGCTTCTGCGCGAAACCCGGCAGACCGCGAAGATTAAGATCAGCATCGACGGCAAGGTGCGGCTTGAAGAGCTGTCCGCCGACGGGGTGCTGGTGGCCACGCCCGCCGGCTCGACGGCGTATAACTTCTCCGCCCACGGGCCGATCCTGCCTCTGGACGCGCGGCTTCTCGCCCTCACCCCGATCAGCGCTTTCCGCCCCCGCCGCTGGCGCGGCGCGCTGCTGCGCCATTCCAGCACCGTGCGCTTCGACGTGCTCGAGCCGCGCAAGCGCCCCGTCGCCGTCGTCGCCGACAACAAGGAGTTCCGCGACGCGGAGACCGTCACGGTGTGCGAGGCCTCCGACATCACGCTCACCATGCTGTTCGACGAAGGCCGGGCTTTGGACGAACGCATCCTGGTCGAGCAGTTCGCGACCGAATGA
- a CDS encoding FAD-dependent oxidoreductase — MHGSNIATKAPLRIAVAGAGAAGLFCALRLLDAGHEVVIADPAEPGRGALAASGGMLAGGFEAIAETAEDHALAEAFAGLADRAASLWAERAVRIGGSSDALGYERKGSLVPAFSAEQSERLAVLLDRARRLGVTARRLTAEEVAASEPGLAPTLGGLEFPGDGQVDNRALGPALADAVRLAGGDILKARVVKLQTFAGRVTGLALDDGREIGADLVVLATGADGIEGAPDTVRMVPVKGQMAAFAAGRPIAPNRIVRGFSIYLAAKPGGRLFAGATSEPGEASLDTDDAAIERLVEAARAVAPGLAAVPVLERWAGLRPMSADAMPVIGEAAPGLIAATGAYRNGVLLAPAIAEAVEAIARTGDAPDWAAPFSPARPALAAVVAHG, encoded by the coding sequence ATGCACGGCTCTAATATAGCAACGAAAGCCCCGCTTCGCATCGCGGTGGCCGGCGCAGGCGCAGCCGGGCTGTTCTGTGCGCTCAGATTGCTGGACGCCGGCCACGAGGTGGTGATCGCCGATCCGGCCGAGCCTGGGCGCGGCGCTTTGGCCGCTTCGGGCGGCATGCTCGCAGGCGGGTTCGAAGCGATCGCCGAGACCGCCGAGGATCACGCGCTCGCCGAGGCTTTCGCAGGGCTGGCGGACCGGGCGGCCTCGCTTTGGGCGGAGCGCGCGGTCAGGATCGGCGGTTCGAGCGACGCTTTGGGCTATGAGCGCAAGGGCTCGCTCGTGCCGGCGTTTTCTGCAGAGCAGAGCGAACGCCTCGCCGTGCTGCTCGATCGCGCGCGCCGGCTGGGCGTGACCGCGCGGCGGCTCACCGCAGAGGAGGTGGCGGCGAGCGAGCCCGGCCTCGCGCCGACGCTCGGCGGTCTCGAATTTCCCGGCGACGGGCAGGTGGACAATCGCGCGCTCGGCCCGGCGCTGGCCGACGCGGTGCGGCTCGCGGGCGGGGACATCCTCAAAGCGCGCGTGGTGAAGCTTCAGACCTTCGCAGGCCGCGTGACGGGCCTGGCGCTCGACGACGGCCGGGAGATCGGCGCCGACCTCGTCGTGCTCGCCACCGGGGCGGACGGAATCGAGGGCGCGCCGGACACCGTCCGCATGGTCCCGGTCAAGGGCCAGATGGCCGCCTTCGCGGCGGGCCGGCCGATCGCGCCGAACCGGATCGTGCGCGGCTTTTCGATCTATCTCGCCGCCAAGCCCGGAGGCCGGCTTTTCGCCGGCGCGACCAGCGAGCCGGGCGAGGCGAGCCTGGACACCGACGACGCAGCGATCGAGCGTCTGGTCGAGGCCGCCCGCGCGGTGGCGCCCGGGCTCGCCGCGGTGCCGGTGCTCGAACGCTGGGCGGGGCTCAGACCGATGTCGGCGGACGCCATGCCGGTGATCGGGGAGGCCGCGCCGGGACTGATCGCGGCGACCGGCGCTTACAGGAACGGCGTGCTTCTCGCGCCTGCGATCGCAGAGGCGGTCGAAGCGATCGCCAGAACGGGGGATGCGCCGGACTGGGCCGCGCCGTTCTCTCCGGCCCGGCCTGCGCTGGCTGCGGTTGTCGCGCACGGTTAA
- a CDS encoding DUF2336 domain-containing protein, whose translation MIDDLAEPPRSIADPVLRAGEKALKLTHLCTLRRLPEGVRTEIDESLKTFLAAALASVRAKAASRLADCDWAPPETIRFLAFDDIEIARPVLERSLVLGGADLESLADLGREQRIALARRKTVPAGLTCAIARHREPDCLHILAANAGARLSEGAARDFAAVARADQALQDALAGRGDLSAGFARAIYAVAAETVRQTLRTRWPDLPADRIEDTVPDAAPRSGDLEAAELVASLARQGRLSAADLVTAAQKANMAFTDQAASRLSGVPVEDWRRALERSPVRATLLLSRSVALSAERAAALYAAMAEAGRGHALDPASLAKACEEVYAGFSRDDARRALHRLGAGGSIH comes from the coding sequence ATGATCGACGACCTTGCAGAGCCGCCGCGCTCAATCGCCGATCCCGTCCTGCGCGCGGGAGAGAAGGCGCTCAAGCTCACCCATCTTTGCACCTTGCGGCGCTTACCTGAAGGCGTTCGCACGGAAATCGACGAAAGTCTGAAGACGTTCCTCGCCGCCGCGCTGGCCTCGGTCCGGGCCAAGGCCGCGTCGCGGCTGGCCGATTGCGACTGGGCGCCGCCCGAAACGATCCGTTTTCTGGCCTTTGACGATATCGAGATCGCCCGGCCCGTACTCGAGCGCTCGCTGGTTCTGGGCGGGGCCGACCTCGAATCGCTCGCCGATCTCGGCCGCGAGCAGCGCATCGCCCTGGCGCGCCGAAAGACCGTGCCCGCCGGGCTGACCTGCGCCATCGCGCGGCATCGCGAACCTGACTGCCTGCACATCCTCGCCGCCAACGCCGGCGCGCGCCTCAGCGAAGGCGCGGCGCGCGATTTCGCCGCCGTCGCCCGCGCCGACCAGGCCCTGCAGGACGCGCTGGCCGGGCGTGGCGATCTCAGCGCCGGGTTCGCACGGGCGATTTACGCCGTCGCCGCTGAAACCGTCCGGCAGACGCTGCGGACGCGCTGGCCCGACCTTCCAGCGGATCGCATAGAGGATACGGTCCCCGACGCCGCGCCGCGATCCGGCGATCTCGAAGCCGCAGAGCTGGTGGCGAGCCTCGCCCGTCAGGGGCGGCTCTCGGCGGCCGATCTGGTCACAGCCGCGCAGAAGGCGAACATGGCCTTCACCGATCAGGCCGCCTCGCGGCTGTCCGGGGTGCCGGTCGAAGACTGGCGGCGCGCGCTCGAACGCTCCCCGGTCCGCGCCACGCTCCTGCTGTCGCGATCGGTCGCGCTGTCCGCCGAACGCGCCGCCGCGCTCTATGCGGCGATGGCCGAGGCCGGCCGCGGACATGCGCTCGACCCCGCCTCCCTCGCGAAGGCCTGCGAGGAGGTGTATGCCGGGTTTTCGCGCGACGACGCGCGGCGGGCCTTGCACCGGCTGGGCGCAGGCGGTTCAATCCACTGA
- the egtB gene encoding ergothioneine biosynthesis protein EgtB: protein MPKDVVRQDAAALRARFDAVRARSVAWAAPLSAEDLCVQTMADVSPGKWHLAHTTWFWETFLLKPGLDGYAEFDPRFCFLFNSYYEAIGERHARPERGFLTRPSIEEVLAYRSHVDGAVRRWFEKAGASALKAYAEVVLTGFAHEEQHQELFLTDIKHVLSANSFPETAYKEGALSAVAELTARPPDPDWVAYEGGLCEFGHAHEGFAFDNEGPAHKAWLEPFALASRPVSNAEYLAFIEDGGYERPEFWLADGWAEVQERGRRAPFYWREIEDGWREFTLHGLEPIDPDAPVSHVDYFEASAFAAWSGFRLPEEREWERAAASYDAEAGRWTAPGARLHPTPADGPGPLYGLFGEVWEWTRSAYSPYPGYRAPTGAIGEYNGKFMCGQFVLRGGSALTQPGHVRASYRNFFYPGSQWQMTGLRLARDV, encoded by the coding sequence ATGCCCAAGGACGTCGTTCGTCAGGATGCGGCCGCGCTCAGAGCGCGCTTCGACGCGGTGCGTGCGCGGTCGGTGGCCTGGGCCGCGCCGCTGAGCGCGGAGGATTTGTGCGTTCAGACGATGGCCGACGTCTCGCCCGGCAAATGGCATCTGGCGCACACGACCTGGTTCTGGGAGACGTTTTTGCTCAAGCCCGGGCTCGACGGTTACGCCGAGTTCGATCCGCGCTTCTGCTTTCTGTTCAACTCGTACTACGAGGCGATCGGCGAACGGCACGCCCGGCCCGAGCGCGGCTTTCTCACCCGGCCGTCGATCGAGGAGGTGCTGGCCTATCGCAGCCATGTCGACGGTGCGGTGCGGCGCTGGTTCGAAAAGGCCGGCGCGAGCGCGCTGAAAGCCTACGCCGAGGTCGTCCTGACCGGCTTCGCCCACGAAGAGCAGCATCAGGAGCTGTTCCTGACCGACATCAAGCATGTCCTGTCGGCCAACAGCTTTCCCGAGACGGCGTACAAGGAGGGGGCGCTGAGCGCGGTGGCGGAGCTGACGGCCCGCCCGCCCGATCCGGACTGGGTCGCTTACGAAGGCGGTCTCTGCGAGTTCGGCCACGCCCATGAGGGCTTCGCCTTCGACAATGAAGGCCCCGCCCACAAGGCCTGGCTCGAACCCTTCGCCCTGGCGTCCCGGCCTGTCAGCAACGCGGAATATCTCGCCTTTATCGAGGATGGCGGTTACGAGCGGCCTGAATTCTGGCTCGCCGACGGCTGGGCCGAAGTGCAGGAGCGCGGCCGCCGCGCGCCGTTCTACTGGCGCGAGATCGAGGACGGCTGGCGCGAGTTCACCCTGCACGGGCTCGAGCCGATCGATCCGGACGCGCCGGTGAGCCATGTCGATTATTTCGAGGCGAGCGCGTTCGCGGCCTGGTCGGGCTTCCGCTTGCCCGAGGAACGTGAGTGGGAGCGCGCGGCGGCGAGCTACGACGCCGAGGCCGGGCGCTGGACCGCGCCGGGCGCGCGCCTGCATCCCACGCCTGCAGACGGGCCGGGGCCGCTTTACGGCCTGTTCGGCGAGGTCTGGGAATGGACCCGGTCGGCCTATTCGCCCTATCCGGGCTACCGCGCGCCCACCGGCGCGATCGGGGAGTACAACGGCAAATTCATGTGCGGGCAGTTCGTGCTGCGCGGCGGCTCGGCCCTGACCCAGCCGGGCCATGTGCGCGCAAGCTATCGGAATTTTTTCTATCCCGGTTCGCAATGGCAGATGACCGGGCTGAGGCTTGCGCGGGACGTTTGA
- a CDS encoding c-type cytochrome encodes MQLSGRSVFAAALLGLSSPALGQDAPDAGARPTGAVEIEQPPLVPHPDLGFSLPPGFRATVFNQGVEEQRFFDVSSEGVLYVIKRDRGWFGPGIVALKDTDGDGVADLEERFGGFEGSNVEVHIDAEGQEWLYASSRTEVYRWALKPGDLTPSGRRERIVHGFLNNGREHPWKPMAFDNDGNLYVMVGAPSNACMEQRRTKGSPGQRPCPQLERQAGIWRFDAATPNQHQNDGERWATGVRNMLEIVWSEEHGGLFGASHGRDFLHRYFPEHFTPRDDAELPSEEFHLIREGDDLGWPYTYYDHEVGEVRTNPEYEPPDHPTPGRNRSEEGKQPFYGFPGHWAPFGSEILQGPSDFPDIWRRGVFVVFKGGWGRDPFPPQSGYRVVFVPAHEGQLAAEPVVFADDFEGVRPADYPADLPFPTSRYDGAHSPQGIAFGPDGAMYLGDQKQLKIWRITYEGDAVAEADLRALADRAARRVSLDPSPVGPYATGLTLASLAMDAPLGERLYALHCAACHQRDGRGVPGFAPSLHDSRLLAGRPVDLAFAVLYGLPESGTWANVMPAYADTLDDDELAALLNWSRARFTDGSAMSDADVASARERGAR; translated from the coding sequence ATGCAGCTTTCCGGACGCAGCGTTTTCGCCGCCGCTTTGCTGGGGCTTTCCAGTCCTGCGCTCGGCCAGGACGCGCCGGACGCGGGCGCGCGGCCCACGGGCGCGGTCGAGATCGAACAGCCGCCGCTCGTTCCTCATCCCGATCTGGGGTTCTCCCTGCCGCCGGGCTTCCGCGCGACGGTGTTCAATCAGGGTGTTGAAGAGCAGCGCTTTTTCGACGTCAGCTCCGAGGGCGTGCTCTACGTCATCAAGCGCGATCGCGGCTGGTTCGGACCGGGGATCGTCGCGCTGAAGGACACTGACGGCGACGGCGTCGCCGATCTCGAAGAGCGGTTCGGCGGGTTCGAAGGCTCCAATGTCGAGGTTCATATCGACGCCGAAGGCCAGGAATGGCTCTACGCTTCATCGCGGACCGAAGTTTATCGCTGGGCGCTCAAGCCGGGCGATCTGACGCCTTCGGGGCGGCGCGAACGCATCGTGCACGGCTTTCTGAACAACGGCCGGGAGCACCCCTGGAAGCCGATGGCGTTCGATAATGACGGCAATCTCTACGTCATGGTCGGCGCGCCCTCGAACGCCTGCATGGAGCAGCGCCGCACCAAGGGCTCTCCAGGCCAGCGCCCGTGCCCGCAGCTCGAGCGCCAGGCCGGCATCTGGCGCTTCGATGCGGCCACGCCGAACCAGCATCAGAACGACGGCGAGCGCTGGGCGACCGGCGTACGCAACATGCTCGAGATCGTCTGGAGCGAGGAGCATGGCGGGCTGTTCGGCGCGAGCCACGGGCGGGACTTCCTGCACCGGTACTTCCCTGAACACTTCACCCCCCGTGACGACGCCGAACTGCCCAGCGAGGAATTTCATCTCATCCGCGAGGGCGACGATCTGGGCTGGCCGTACACGTATTACGACCACGAGGTCGGCGAAGTGCGGACCAACCCCGAATACGAGCCGCCCGACCATCCCACGCCGGGGCGTAACCGCTCCGAGGAAGGCAAGCAGCCCTTCTACGGCTTTCCCGGTCACTGGGCGCCGTTCGGCTCGGAGATCCTGCAAGGCCCGTCGGATTTTCCTGACATCTGGCGGCGCGGGGTGTTCGTCGTGTTCAAGGGCGGCTGGGGGCGCGACCCGTTTCCGCCGCAATCGGGCTACCGGGTCGTGTTCGTGCCCGCCCATGAGGGCCAGCTCGCCGCAGAACCTGTCGTCTTCGCAGACGATTTCGAGGGCGTCCGGCCGGCGGACTATCCCGCCGATCTGCCGTTTCCGACCTCGCGTTACGACGGCGCGCACTCGCCGCAGGGGATCGCGTTCGGGCCTGACGGGGCGATGTATCTGGGCGACCAGAAGCAGCTGAAGATCTGGCGGATCACCTATGAAGGCGATGCTGTGGCCGAAGCCGATCTCAGGGCTTTGGCCGATCGCGCCGCGCGGCGGGTCAGCCTCGACCCCAGCCCGGTCGGGCCGTATGCGACCGGGCTGACGCTCGCCTCGCTGGCGATGGACGCGCCGCTGGGCGAGCGGCTCTACGCCCTGCACTGCGCCGCCTGTCACCAGCGCGACGGGCGCGGCGTGCCCGGCTTCGCACCCAGTCTTCACGACTCCCGCCTGCTGGCCGGCCGGCCGGTCGACCTCGCCTTCGCGGTGCTCTACGGCCTTCCCGAAAGCGGGACCTGGGCCAACGTCATGCCCGCCTACGCCGACACGCTGGACGACGACGAACTCGCCGCGCTCTTGAACTGGTCGCGCGCGCGCTTCACCGACGGCTCGGCGATGAGCGATGCGGACGTGGCGAGCGCGCGCGAGCGCGGGGCTCGGTGA
- a CDS encoding transglycosylase SLT domain-containing protein, which yields MSEIASAADTSFSPRRVIEAAARATGADFDYLMRTAQRESNFDPGAKARTSTASGLFQFIEQTWLGMLSRHGAKHGHAELAKSIERGADGRFDIADPALRQAALDLRFDPEAAAAMAGELAAENAERLRASIGREPTSGELYAAHFLGAGGAARLINAVQADPGVRADTLFPEAAAANRPVFRPGGRPVTAAELLARLTGEAGPVEAPETVALARAAAEAVAKSPDVQAGGYKPFGAGAGVLTPALVELLASLDAPDPARRKG from the coding sequence ATGTCAGAGATCGCCTCAGCCGCCGACACCAGCTTCTCGCCGCGCCGCGTGATCGAGGCCGCCGCGCGCGCCACCGGCGCGGACTTCGACTATCTGATGCGCACCGCGCAGCGCGAGAGCAATTTCGACCCCGGCGCGAAGGCGCGCACCTCCACCGCTTCGGGGCTCTTCCAGTTCATCGAGCAGACCTGGCTGGGCATGCTGTCGCGCCACGGCGCAAAGCACGGCCATGCCGAGCTCGCCAAGTCCATCGAACGCGGGGCTGACGGCCGGTTCGACATCGCCGACCCCGCGCTGCGCCAGGCCGCGCTCGATCTGCGCTTCGATCCTGAAGCGGCCGCCGCCATGGCCGGCGAGCTGGCCGCTGAAAACGCCGAGCGCCTGCGCGCTTCGATCGGCCGCGAGCCGACGTCCGGAGAGCTTTACGCCGCCCATTTCCTGGGCGCGGGCGGCGCGGCGCGTCTGATCAACGCGGTGCAGGCCGATCCCGGCGTACGCGCCGACACCCTGTTTCCAGAAGCGGCTGCGGCGAACCGGCCGGTTTTCCGCCCCGGCGGACGGCCTGTCACCGCGGCTGAATTGCTGGCCCGTCTCACCGGCGAGGCAGGGCCCGTCGAGGCGCCGGAAACCGTCGCGCTCGCGCGCGCGGCGGCCGAGGCCGTCGCGAAATCGCCTGACGTCCAGGCGGGCGGTTACAAGCCGTTCGGAGCCGGGGCAGGGGTGCTGACCCCGGCGCTGGTGGAACTGCTCGCTTCGCTCGACGCGCCCGACCCGGCGCGCCGCAAAGGGTGA
- a CDS encoding DUF2336 domain-containing protein — protein sequence MSVTALRARLSQADIARLIDQTDPDARALAARKVCARFASDELSDAERAIGAEIVRVLARDAAEMVRRALAVTLQRSPHLPADVARHLIADVDSVAVPVIAGSPVLEDADLVALIGEAATSRQIAVASRETLSEKVVDAIVERGAPEAVSTAAANDGARFNETSYDAAIRRFTDRPDVLERFIERSALPLSVTEKLISKISDEAISRLVHRHALPASLAVELAEGARERATVDLVEQAGLSPDPRRFVQQLQMSGRLTPSLMLRALFRGHMAFFEHCIAELAEIDHAKAWLLVHDAGPLGLDAVFRRAGLPERILPAVRAGIDAWRSLEIGPGGARDIVLFRRRLAERVFTQFQGAPESELDYILDRLDMDAAALATERRGAA from the coding sequence ATGTCCGTGACCGCCCTCCGCGCCCGCCTGAGCCAGGCCGACATCGCCCGGCTCATCGACCAGACCGATCCCGACGCCCGCGCGCTGGCCGCGCGCAAGGTCTGCGCCCGCTTCGCCTCGGACGAGCTGTCGGACGCCGAACGCGCGATCGGCGCGGAGATCGTGCGCGTGCTCGCGCGCGACGCCGCCGAAATGGTTCGCCGCGCGCTGGCGGTGACGCTGCAGCGTTCGCCGCATCTGCCGGCGGACGTCGCCCGGCACCTGATCGCCGACGTCGACAGCGTCGCGGTGCCGGTGATCGCCGGCTCGCCTGTGCTCGAGGACGCCGACCTGGTCGCCCTGATCGGCGAGGCGGCGACATCGCGGCAGATCGCAGTCGCCTCGCGCGAGACGCTGTCTGAAAAAGTGGTCGACGCGATCGTCGAACGCGGCGCGCCAGAAGCGGTCTCAACCGCTGCGGCCAATGACGGCGCCCGGTTCAACGAGACGAGCTACGACGCCGCGATCCGGCGCTTCACCGACCGGCCCGACGTGCTCGAACGCTTCATCGAGCGCAGCGCGCTGCCGCTGTCGGTCACCGAAAAGCTGATCTCAAAGATTTCCGACGAGGCGATCTCCCGGCTGGTGCATCGCCACGCTCTGCCCGCGTCGCTGGCGGTCGAGCTCGCCGAAGGCGCCCGCGAGCGCGCCACGGTGGATCTGGTCGAGCAGGCCGGGCTCAGCCCCGATCCGCGCCGCTTCGTCCAGCAGCTGCAGATGAGCGGCCGGCTGACGCCCTCGCTGATGCTGCGCGCGCTGTTCCGCGGCCATATGGCCTTCTTCGAGCATTGCATCGCCGAGCTGGCGGAGATCGATCACGCCAAGGCCTGGCTTCTGGTCCACGACGCCGGCCCGCTGGGGCTGGACGCGGTGTTCCGCCGGGCCGGGCTGCCCGAGCGCATCCTGCCGGCGGTGAGGGCGGGGATTGACGCCTGGCGCTCGCTGGAGATCGGGCCGGGCGGGGCGCGGGACATCGTTCTCTTCCGGCGGCGGCTGGCGGAACGGGTGTTCACCCAGTTCCAGGGCGCGCCGGAGAGCGAGCTCGACTACATCCTCGATCGTCTGGACATGGACGCCGCCGCGCTCGCCACCGAACGCCGCGGCGCGGCCTGA
- a CDS encoding Hpt domain-containing protein — MAPREKPIEIINPPNMLKVKVGGKLPSADQAMIQRAETALNNLKTEFADWLGEEVAKLEAWMKSAKTDGLQSEAGEALFTTAHDLRGLGTTYEFPIITRIAASLSKLIETEEDRGRVPMSLVEAHVGAIRAAIIQNIRDEKDPIGAQLAEELETRVVALVGERK, encoded by the coding sequence ATGGCCCCGCGTGAAAAACCGATCGAAATCATCAACCCGCCCAACATGTTGAAGGTGAAGGTCGGCGGCAAGCTGCCCAGTGCGGACCAGGCCATGATCCAGCGCGCAGAGACCGCGCTCAACAATCTCAAGACCGAATTCGCCGACTGGCTGGGCGAGGAAGTCGCCAAGCTCGAAGCCTGGATGAAGTCGGCCAAGACCGACGGGCTGCAAAGCGAGGCGGGCGAGGCCCTGTTCACCACCGCGCACGATCTGCGCGGGCTGGGCACGACCTACGAGTTTCCGATCATCACCCGGATCGCAGCCTCGCTGTCCAAGCTGATCGAGACCGAAGAGGATCGCGGCCGCGTGCCGATGAGCCTGGTCGAAGCCCATGTCGGCGCGATCCGCGCGGCGATCATCCAGAACATCCGCGACGAGAAAGACCCGATCGGCGCTCAGCTCGCCGAGGAGCTGGAAACGCGCGTGGTCGCTCTGGTCGGCGAGCGGAAATAG
- a CDS encoding M48 family metallopeptidase, which produces MTIKLSQDQLDTLPRVDMGRRQLLRGLAAGTVIPLGLSGCASGGFAEALVSDQQILQASSMAWQEALSEQPVSRDPALRRRVERVGQRIVPASGLTQYEWEFVVFDSDTQNAWVLPGGKVAFYRGILETMANDDQLATVMGHEVGHLARNHAAERARRQATAGVGLGIANIALGGAGVENPEAWSRILGTGVVYGVILPYSREHELEADRLGIDYMERAGYDPIEALRFWTNKAQAAAQAGQSGPPEFSSTHPSDRTRIAQLVEILRNKGYQVG; this is translated from the coding sequence ATGACGATCAAGCTATCACAAGACCAACTCGATACGCTGCCGCGGGTGGATATGGGCCGGCGCCAGCTTCTGCGCGGCCTGGCGGCGGGCACGGTCATCCCGCTCGGCCTTTCCGGCTGCGCCAGCGGCGGCTTCGCCGAGGCGCTGGTCTCCGACCAGCAGATCCTGCAGGCCTCCTCCATGGCCTGGCAGGAGGCGCTGTCAGAGCAGCCCGTCAGCCGCGATCCGGCCCTGCGCCGCCGCGTCGAGCGCGTCGGCCAGCGGATCGTGCCGGCCTCGGGGCTCACCCAGTACGAATGGGAGTTCGTGGTCTTCGATTCCGACACCCAGAACGCCTGGGTCTTGCCCGGCGGCAAGGTCGCCTTCTATCGCGGCATTCTCGAGACCATGGCGAACGACGACCAGCTGGCGACCGTGATGGGCCACGAGGTGGGTCACCTTGCGCGCAACCACGCCGCAGAGCGCGCCCGCCGTCAGGCGACCGCCGGGGTGGGCCTGGGCATCGCCAACATCGCGCTGGGCGGGGCGGGGGTCGAGAACCCCGAAGCCTGGTCGCGCATCCTGGGGACCGGCGTCGTCTACGGCGTCATCCTTCCTTACTCGCGCGAGCACGAGCTCGAAGCCGACCGGCTCGGCATCGATTACATGGAGCGCGCGGGCTACGATCCGATCGAGGCGCTGCGCTTCTGGACCAACAAGGCCCAGGCCGCCGCGCAGGCCGGCCAGTCCGGACCGCCGGAGTTTTCCTCCACCCACCCCTCGGACCGCACGCGCATCGCCCAGCTCGTCGAAATCCTGCGCAACAAGGGCTATCAGGTCGGCTGA
- a CDS encoding response regulator, with translation MGAEAQVDHAMSKLRVAVVDDNAAMRGIVRAVLSSLGCTNVYEASDAKSALNIVAAERIDILIVDWKMRPVDGLALVRRLRDPEKSPNPFLPIIMLTAYAEPSKVREARDAGVTEFMVKPFAAEALYRRIAAIVNAPRPFVRTKMFFGPDRRRSEIDFSGPERRVDAPIS, from the coding sequence ATGGGCGCTGAAGCGCAAGTCGATCACGCCATGAGCAAGCTGCGCGTCGCCGTCGTCGACGACAACGCGGCCATGCGCGGCATCGTGCGCGCGGTGCTGTCCTCTCTGGGCTGCACGAACGTGTACGAAGCGTCCGACGCCAAGAGCGCGCTCAACATCGTGGCCGCCGAGCGGATCGACATCCTCATCGTGGACTGGAAGATGCGCCCCGTGGACGGGCTGGCTCTGGTGCGCCGCCTGCGCGATCCAGAGAAGAGCCCGAACCCGTTCCTGCCGATCATCATGCTGACCGCCTACGCCGAGCCATCCAAGGTGCGCGAGGCGCGCGACGCGGGCGTCACCGAATTCATGGTCAAACCCTTCGCCGCCGAGGCGCTCTACAGGCGCATCGCGGCGATCGTGAACGCCCCGCGCCCCTTCGTGCGCACCAAGATGTTTTTCGGCCCCGACCGGCGGCGTTCGGAGATCGACTTCTCCGGACCCGAACGGCGCGTCGACGCCCCGATCTCGTAA